From Syntrophales bacterium:
CCGCGACTCGCCGGACAAGGAGGTCATGCTTGCGAAATTAAGTGCAATGTATGGATTTTGCGTACGTCCCGAATGCCGGCATCGCTACCTGTCCAATTATTTTGCCCAGGAATATGGGCAGCCAAACTGCGGCGCCTGCGATTATTGTCTAAGCGAGGTGGAGACGGTCGAAGAGCCGCTGATCGTCGGGCAGAAAATCCTTTCCTGCGTAGCGCGGGTCAAAGAAAGGTTTGGCGCGGCCCATATCGTCGAAATTCTTAAAGGAAACGTAACTGCCGCCATCGAAAAATGGGAGCACGACAAGCTTTCCACCTTCGCCCTGATGCAGGGTGAAACAAAGAATTATATCCGTTACATGCTGGAGCAATTGATTGGTCAGGGGTTTCTGCGGCGCGAAGGCGAGTTCATGACGATTGCGATCACCGAAGCGGGCTGGGAACTGCTGAGGGGGAAGGCCATGCCGCTACTGGCGAAACCGCTGGTCGCCGAGAAAAAGAAGGAGATTGAGGCGAAGCGAAAATCAAGGCGCGCCGAACAATGGGAAAATGTTGATGAAGAGCTATTCGAGTTGTTGCGCACCCGTCGCGCGGAACTGGCGCGGGGCAAGGGGATTCCCGCTTATATGATTTTCAGCGACAAGAGCCTCAAAGAGATGGCGCAGCGAAAACCCAAAACCCTGGCGCAGTTCTCCAACGTTTCCGGGGTGGGCACGGCGAAACAGGAGCAGTACGGCGCCGTTTTCCTTGATATTATTAATCAATACGTGTCATCGGGAAGCTGATGGCAGAGCCATCTCTCCACCACATTGAGATGAAGATCGGGAGCCGCCCAGGCGTGCGGACAGAAGATCGTGACCGGTCGAAGTCTGCCATTTTGACGCCCGCTTCCGTCAACGTTGAGGGGCCTCTAAAATCAGCACTCGCCCGTTATGTTCAAAATAGCCCTTGAGCTTTTCCGTTTCGGCTCTTTCCCGTTCGGTCAGCGTTCCCCCGCCCAGCCTTTTGCCCCAGTAGCCGTTTGCAATGACCGTTGCGCTTCGCTCCAGCCAATGAGTCAGTTTTTCCGTCGTTCCGGCCTGTAGGTAGATGCTGAAATCATTGACAAACAGGATGTCCCGCGAATGCAAATTGCTTTTACGGAAGAGCCCTTCGACGAGTCGCTGATTTTCCCGGGCCTTTTCGCTGGCCTCCGCTTCCGTTTTCGAACTCAGGCGAGGCGGCTCAAATCGGCCGCCCAGATAGAGAATGTCGCACCCCTCCGGCGGCGTCAATTTTCCCCCGACGCCAACCAGCCCCTTCTCTGTTGCCAGTTTTTCCGGGACCTCCGGCGCCATATCCACGATCGCGATCCGCGCTCCGAGATTCCGGCGGCACAATCCTTCCAATACCTCCTGCGACAGCGTGGTCTTGCCGGTATTGACGTCCCCCAGGATCAGGGTTTTTCGGCAGAGATAGTCTGCAATGTGAATTTCCTGCATCTCTCTCATGTATGTCGCCTCCAGCCTTGAAAGGTATCAAAAAACAGATGATGTTTCGGCGCTTACGCAGAAATCGGGACTGAATATCCTCTATCTCCATCCATACCGCCCCAGAAGGCAGGCGATCAAAACAAACAGGCCGCCGGCCAATGCCAGCCCATCCCGAATACCCATCCGGTACTCTTTGAGGAAGGTCCGCCCCGAGCGGCCAAATCCTCTCGCCTCCATCGCTTCGGCCAATGCCTCGGCCATCTGAAACGCTTGAATCAGGATCGGTCCTAAAAACGCCGGGTAATGCCGCAGGGCCGACCATCCCGGTTCCAGCGGGATTCCCCTGGCCCGCTGGGCGTCTATGACGTTTCTTATCCTTCTGCTCATGATCGGCACGAACTGCAAGGAGGTGCTCAGAACAAAGGCGACGACATACGGCATTCCGGCTTTAACCAGCGAGTTTCCCAAATCGTCGGGAAGCGTGATGCTGAAGAAGACAAAAAAAACCGTAGCGAGCGTCAGCAGTTTTAGCGCCGCCTGCGCAGCAATCCGCGCATCCGCCGTCCACCAGACGACCGCGCCAAAGAACAGCGACATGGGCAGCGCCATCCGCAGCCAATGCAGATAGAATCTTGTTTTACCGATGACAATGATGAAGAGCAACAGAATTCCCCCTGCGGCGAGCGACCAGATCAGACTGGTTGACGCCACGGTGAGGGCGGCATACCCCATGGCCAATAACAGCTTGGTGCGCGGATCAAGCATGATTTTCTCCTCCTGACTGCACTGTTCCCGCAAGGTTGCGGTTATCTGTCGAAAACAGTCGGAAAGAGTCGGTCGGTTCGAGATGGGCGCGCTCCATGACGGCCTTGTCTGACATCACCTTCCAGGGGGCGCCGTCGGCAACTACCTGCCCATGGGCCAGCAGGATCCAGCGGTGGGCGTGCTGTTCGGCAAAGGCGAGGTCATGCGTGAC
This genomic window contains:
- a CDS encoding energy-coupling factor transporter transmembrane protein EcfT, encoding MLDPRTKLLLAMGYAALTVASTSLIWSLAAGGILLLFIIVIGKTRFYLHWLRMALPMSLFFGAVVWWTADARIAAQAALKLLTLATVFFVFFSITLPDDLGNSLVKAGMPYVVAFVLSTSLQFVPIMSRRIRNVIDAQRARGIPLEPGWSALRHYPAFLGPILIQAFQMAEALAEAMEARGFGRSGRTFLKEYRMGIRDGLALAGGLFVLIACLLGRYGWR